In the genome of Hoplias malabaricus isolate fHopMal1 unplaced genomic scaffold, fHopMal1.hap1 scaffold_96, whole genome shotgun sequence, the window acattgtatgtATGAATCTTGGGAATGGTCTGTAAGTCTAATTTGTGAACTTACCTTTGTTCCAGACTCACTCAGTCAGAGTCTCCTGAGTGAGAAGCTCCGGATTAGGCTCATGTTCAGTATATatgtatgaatatataaatatatatatataagattcTGTCAGCAGCTTAAGGCTACAAATGCCTTCTCAGTGCTCTACAATGTCTGTGTCCTTGGGAAATCATTACAGGCTTTTTTTTCCAATCTTTTTcacttctgtgtttttttttttttttataacattatattttttaaaactgaagaGCTAGGTTTTCTTCATTTGGAAAGAGTCCTTTTATTACTAATTAAGCAATTAACATGCAGCCTTAGTCTGGGTCAGCGGAGAGCAAGTATTGAATAGCTAAAATGAGGGTTTAAAATTGGGAAGACATCAGCTTTTCTTTGCCTTATTGTCACTGGCCTATTTATACGGCTGAAAATAAGACTGAAATTAACCTCCCATGGCGTATTCACTCCCAAGAATCCCACCACCCTGCCTCTATtacttttaaacacacaaattAACATCACCCTTGTTTTTGCATGATGCATTATGAAGCAGTGTACGAATATAAGCACATGCGCTTCCTGAACTAATTAAACTTTCTGCAGTGAATAGAGCACACCGGTCAAATTATTGCAGCTGCAAATATCCGGATTATGCTACTTGCTGCACATAGGACATGAGAATGAACGTCCTGGACTAGATCAAGGGTCAGTAGATAGATCAACAGGCTGTAGATAGATAGAACATGGTGTATTTGAGTTTCATTTACtcaccactacacacacacacacacactatttaagGGTACAAATAGGCAGTATATTATTCTCTGCTACAGCaatagcttctactcttctgggcaGGCTACACATATTGGTCAATACATGTTGGGgcgttgctgtgaggatctgatgacaTTCAACTGTAGCAGCACAGCTCCTGAAATTCATTTCACAAAATCCAATATGTCCAGTCTCACCTGCACGGCTCAGTTTCTAAAATGCAGTGCGTCGTTTTGGTGCAGAGGCTGTAGATTCACCCACACAGTGCACTACGTAGGAAGCATGGAGCAGTTTGAACGTCCCCGACGGTGCTGGCTGATAAGGATAGCACTAAGCACATGTGAACAGGCAAAAATTCACATAAAATCCGATCTGACTGTTCACATTCATGACGCATGCCCATGACTCGGATACAAATCAGATCAAGGAGCACATGTCAAAGTGACTCAAATCTAAGTTGAAAAGCTtggtaatgtgaatgtagtctctgttaacacccccttctacGTTTGTCTGATCCAGTTTAGTATCCACGGCAGTGACTGGATAATATATATCTGTTGTTTATCATCCCGTATTGACCTCTGTGCAGAAGCAACAAGCTGTGAATGCACGGTATGTAAATTAGTTCTTGGAGAAGACAATAAAACCTGCACTGGCTCGTTTATTAAGCGTGAATCCATTTTTATGGAGACGTTAATATTAATTTCCTTCCAGCCTCATTTGATCGAAAGTGCCCTGGTGTGCAGATCTGGTCAAACTGATAACTTACAGCCTCTGTGAAATATTTTGTCAGATGTAAAGTAGAGGACAACGGCAATCATGCTTTGTCTGCAAAATCAGTGCGTGTCTAATTGTGTTCtaatctcattttctcaatCAAAAATGAAATAGGAACAGATGCTTACAtctattttcaaataaaagtaTTGTCACTTGGGGAAAAGAAAAATTGTCTCAAGTATATTTAAGAGTAGCCAAGCAAAGAACAGCTTGAGCAGAATTACAAAAGAAACAGCTCAAAACCTGCTTAAGTACAGAGTAAGCTCTAGAACTGCTAGGGATTGTTTCCGAATACCCAGCCTCTGCCAGGACGGAGCAGGAGCCTGGACGAATCTGTGCTTCTCTCTTTGGACCCTATTGGTTTAAATTAAACTGATAAATAATCCATAAAACTGTGGTGTACACATAGTATCActaatcccagtaaacatttagctgttgattcaacgttgaaataacgtaatgactgccgtctaatcaacgttctctcaaggttaaaaatgaaagttgaaaagacgtccaaacacagacattgaaaagacgactattagacgtattttggatgtccattgacgttattaattggtcccgaaataaattacttgtataaaaaacgcattttggacgtccactggcgttatcgattggtcaccgcttaactaacttattaagatggattttggacgtccattgatgtttaaaatatgtccttgacagacagactacttttagacctattttgaacgtccagggacgttccttgatTACTGGGGTGACATTCATTCCTTCGTTAAATCATCTATATCCtcttcatcctggtcagggtcaCGGCATCTTCACATGCACAGTAGGAATACACATGGAACAGAGTGCCagaccatcacagggcatcacacactcacccagtcactagtgagcacctggaggaaaccacacccacacagagagaacaccaaattcctcacagacagtgacccgaggagagGATCAATCCCGGGACCCCGAAACCCTGGAGATGTGGTAGTGACACTACATGCAGCACCACAATCTAACATGACAGTGCTATTATATACAAACAATAATACAAAGTGTCACTGATGCCATGGAGCTTTTGTGTAATTTTTaaccatgagtgagtgagtaacaaacaaaaaaagccaCTATAAGAAATTTGCATCAAATAAGTAGTAAATATTACTGTCAGCCCCAATACTACAACATCCCACAGACTGCTTCAAATCTCAGCTCTGGCAGGAAGTCCCTGTAGCActaataagagtccttgggcaagactcctaatccTCCATTTGAATCTGTAACAGGATTAAAACTCTAGATATCCTTGGATAAATGTAGATGTCTGAAATGTACAGCTCTACCAAAACTGTACTTAAATACATGTGCTACCCACCACTGGTCACTGCACTATTTTCTGTGGTGGCCATGGACCAATAGATCTCCTGCTCCCAGAGCTCAACAGGCAATCACATGACTCCAGCCGAAGGGTTCACATGGATACGAGTGACTCATACCCAGCAACTGCTTAGCAATTGATATAAAAGTGCAGCTGAGTCCAGGTCTTCCAGCAGCTGCGAGGCCGAGGCCGATCATCACCTGCCCCACGCAGCTCTACAAACTCAGATCAGCTTCCCACGTAAAGCACAAGGCACACAGAATATATTAGCGCTCTCATAGAACTGTGCTTTGCCaagaaaaacagaattaaatTACGAACTGGACCTAAACCTGCTCTTATACAGCCTCACCAAGATTAGGAAATCCAGACCCATCCATGCCCCCCATtcctcaacacacacagatatacatcaGCTGATCACTGACCAATaatatcagctccactgaccacttgCCCATCTATAGCACTGCGTACATTGCTAGCCCTCTTTCACCATGTTGTTCAATGCATGTATGATTCAgttggtggatcgttctcagcacTACAGTGACACAAATGTGTTGCtgagtggatctgacacagcagggctgctggagaacagtccaccaaccacaaacatcagccaacagcgtcctgtgtccaccggTGAAGGACTagagagtgaccaacacaaactgtgcagcgacagatgagctactgtctctgactttacatctacaaggtagacCAGTGAGGTAGGTGTGGCTAACAgagcggacagtgagtggacacagtgtttaaaaactccagcagcactgctgtgtctgatccatttgaaCACATACTGTGTACACTGTGTCAGTGCAGCGCTAATTAtgagccaaatcatacctgctctgtggtggtcttatgGTGGTCCTGAGCACTTaacaacagggtgaaagggggataACAAAGCATacacagcaacagatggactacagcctgtaattgtagagctacaacaTGCTCcggataaaatggacaataagtgtAGAAACGAGGAGGTCATTTAGATATTACGACAGCAGTGGAATGACCACCCCAGGGCCCACACCTTAATGCTTTGGCAGCCAAGAACAGAAAGGTAAGAGTTCATGTCCCACCAGCTTAATTTTCCTAAACCAACATAAACATCTGGGAAACATCTGCACAGTACCATCCACTCCATTATCCTCCTACCTGGCGTGTCCCCAAATGGCTTCGGTGGCTTGGCAGTCACCCCAAGGTTAATGGTGGGCTGTGTCGTGCTCAGCCTCCGGGGATGCATGGTAGTGACCACCGCGTAAGTCCTTTGGGGGCTgcgtgtggtggtggtggtgctgaaGCTAGttgtggtggttgtggtggtggaggcTTTCGTGGTGGCTGGGGTGTTGGGGACTACTTTAAGCTCATCATCCGCTCCCGCGTCCGTCCCCGTGGGACCCCATTCGATATAGCCTGCCGTGGCGTTCCTCCCTTCCTGAAAAGTGTCATAGCTATCCTGCTTCAGCTGCCTCCTCTCTCGCAACAAATGCTGCAAGATGTCGGTTTTACTCCCCTCCAAGAACTCCAGCGATTCCCCGCCCTCTGAGGGGCGGGTCTTAGAACCACACCCTTCACAAGGGTGACGTCTGTGTCTTTGTGCCCTCAGTTTGGACCCCAACCCCCATAATCCTCCACCTCGGAACCCAGGAGATGGGACAGGAGGTGGAGGGGCACTCCGTTGCCAGGTGCCCAGAGTCCTCCAGTGTTGGGCGTTAGGGGCATCCTGAGTGGGAAGGGGGCGGGGCCTAACATGGGGCACAGATTGAGGCAGTAACTGGAGCTGTAGGCTCTGTCCCACTGGAGCACATAAATACAGATCCAACGTGGAGTGGATGAGGGCGAAGAGGATCCACATTCTGCATCCCAGCAGGCCTGAAGGTTTCAGAGCAGCCATggaactggagagagagagagagagagagtgagagagatgagaagagaTGTAACTGGGCCACCTTGACCAAAACTTAAGAGTGATTCCATATCCTCCGTCACCTTCAAAAACAGAGGATGGAATCTCTATGTTCTTACACTTTTAAAGAAGCACTAGGTTGCATTCTCaccttgaaattacagcttGAATATCATTGTGAGTTTTCACTGCCTTGTAAAATGAAGAATAGAGCCTCTCACATAGCTCCTAtgggctctgcactgcagaaactgcactatgtaactttttgatgagggtaggaaaccaccccgtTCCAATTTtactttgatttcaggacagtgctgtaaaagtgaattacgcttagcaactgtagggggagcccaggtaCCACAATTCcgaatcttacctagtgttactttaaagaaaCTTTAAAGTGTTCCTACAGTACAAAAATAGCACTGATGGTTAAttgacaaatatatttataatctacagtaaatatagaatatggtacaacacaccacacaccttgcagacagtgacctgaggtgaggatcaaacacacaaccccaggaccctagagctgtgtatCAGTGACATCACAGTCATCACCTGTAGTTCAGATCCTGTCCTCAGAAAACCATCAGCCTGAAAATACTGCTCCAGCCCTAACTAGAAAAGAAAGCATCTCTGCAATCATCGTGTCCTTTATTGTGAATGTGGTTTCACAGTCTGCTGGCTTTCTCCTCAGGCTCCGTTCTGCTTCATGACTCGCTAAACTCTTGCAAATGGGGctctaataataattaattttgtaTTTCCCCTTCACATCGGAAAGGTCAGACACTCAATGCTTTTTGTAAGAGTCTGATAACCACTCCAATCTCCGCTGCCTTCTCTGATGTACTCTTTGTGCGCTGACCCGCTGAAGGATTCCTTCTCCGCAATCACAGTACAAGGCCGCGGCGCTGCATAAAGGAGTCACTTTTCCAGAAGGCTAATCCCACACTATCTCCTCTCGCTTTCCTCTTTGAGTTTTTGTTCTGTTCTAATGACCTAGCAAAGCCGGGTTTGATACAGTGTTACTTCGCCTCTGACTTTTTCTGCTGAATTCCGATGGTCCATTAAAGGGTAGCTACACTCATTAGCTTGGGTAATTCTACCTCTGGTTGAACTTTGATAAATGAGAAGGTTGATGTAGGCTGAGGTGGGGCTTCgctcttttttttgtttcatttccaaGACCGACATAGCGAGGAGACCAATGTGTCCTCAGAGGGTGGAGAACATTGGCTCATTAATTAGCATCATGTGGATTATCATTGTAGGttggtttggtgtgaaatgtcGCCATTTTTAACCTGAGGACCTCTGCTGAGATTATtattgtcacgcccttgtcccgTCGTGTCCGTTTTCcttgccatgtgctctctcttagcacatggctctgtttgttattgtccatgtctccgcccttgtcccgcctttgttccgcctccttgtcagtgttatttgtatccgtccccctcattatctgtctcaggtgtgtcttgtctgtgttatgtatttaagtttccttgtctcacttcctgtttgtcggtcattcgtttgGTTTGGTTTCCTGTGTCATGTTTCCAAGTCTAGTTCATCTTTgtattgtttcatttcattcccCCAAGTCATGTTATTCCTCTTCCATTGTTGCCGTGTCATGTTACccagtccggtctgtctgtctcagtcgtTTCCTGTGTCATGTTATTAAGTCTGTCTGTCGTGTTTGCTCTAGCCCTTTGTGTTTAGTTTCAGATTTAGCACTGTGTATATGTTAAGCTTTAgctatctgtgtttatttagcttTCTGGGTCTCTGTGAagtatctctgtctaggtctttagtctgtctgtctttcccgTTTGCTTTAGTTCTCCGTTTAAGGTTTAGTCTGTCTAgctctttgtattttagtttagtctgcttagctccctttgtctgtctctgttagctTCCTGTGTGTTgcctttctgttaaagtctcttcgttttgttatattttgtaaataaaatactgtgttttagcgagtgcatccgcctccgtcagtccgccccatgatcctgacatttatttatttatttatttatttaattttagaatatattttcaaatttaaaacaaatatgcCTTATTATATCATAACAAAGTAACACAGTTCAGCTGTTAATAGAAGCCAGAAGTTTAAATCCATTGGTCATAGCACACATTTTAGGGGAGACCTCCTAGGAAATCTTGGGTGGTTGCTGGAGGTTGAGTTAATGGGCGCTAAAATGGGGTGCTGTTCTTGGAGTACGTGTAGATTACAACACAAAAAGGTCCTTGTTGAACATTCATGAAGAACAGACCGATAAAATTCTTCAAAATGGCTCTTAACAAAGTCCCTAACCCTTACATTCAAAGTGAAGATGGCTAACGGCCTTCTCTTGAAAAGCTGACATTTTGGTGATTTGACTttttaaacagcaacaaaatataacattcaCCTCCCCAGCTCATTTTCACCAGTGAGTGTGCTTCACAATATAAAACAGCCAAAATACTGACCAAAATAACAGGACTCGCCCTGTGTGGGTGACCCACTCTATGAAGCATAAGCTTTTACATTCAGGGCTTTCAAAGCTATTTGATTCCTCATCTccagtaaaaaataatatataatcacattcataaatatatctgCTACATATTAATGACAGAAATAATTAATTGCTCTTCAATCTACCCCATAAAACAAGCCTACTAGCATTAGCATGATAAAATGTCATTTGTTTTAACAGCACTAAAGCTGTTCTTACAGTGCGGTTGTGTACGAGTCTttggcgctctctctctctctctctctctctctctctctctgtctttctctctttgaaTGCAGAGGAGTTTGTATTGATTCCGAGCTGCAGCTACTTCATCAAGGTATATCTGTAATCTGTACTGTCCTTCAGAGAGCCCAGCAACGGTCAGAGGCTAATGTAGAGGGATTAGCAAGCTCACACCCACATTCACttagcacacactcacacaaacaaagcGGTAATGACAAGGGGTGGGCAATGTGATGACACGCTATTTTTATGGTCATAAATTTTTCAATATACAGTACACTTGTCAGACGAACTCATGGGAAGCTTGTGTATGTCTACAACACCAAGCAAGTGCATTTATCATAATGAAACCCAGCAAGTCCGCTAGTAAGCCTCATGCTAATTAGCCAAGCACATTTCTCAATCAAAATGCCCTCCTGTTCCCCTTCGCTAGGCTAGCCACAGGGAGCTCATGCAGTTGCTTAGCAAACGTTGCAATGCAAAGCCTTTGCTAAGAAATTCAAACACTGGTGATAGCTGGGATGCCCTTAGCTTGTTTAGTAGTAAGCTAGTAGGGCAAAGTAGCATTATTTAATGTAGCTTTAGCTGACATGCTAAATGTATGAACTGGAATAGAAGGGGTTGGGGGAGGTTGACAAAGGAAATGCAACACATTTACTGCTGCTACAGTCCATGTTTATGCTTAGTCCATCCATTTTGAAACCAGAGATGATGCCCTAAACCTACCCTGTCCCTATGTGGGGGAAACAATCGGGAGCGTAACTTTTGGGcgaatcccatttcttatttttacccctACTCTCAGTGTTCAAGTGTTTCTCCTTGGAACGATGATATTCAatgtagtggttaaaatctttCCCTACGAAATGAGGCTCATATGTTCAAGAGCCTGATACGTCATCAGAAAACGAAAAAGAACAGGTCTTCATTCCAAGGATGCTCTGTCtgctctgccagtctgcagtgatatcagagtaGCACAGGTGGTCATAAAttgtttagttacatttagTGTATCATATGTCTTCAAAAACATTTGACAATCATATATTATGACCCACTACTAACTCTCTGAAATAGAAGCAaatttcagcatttttttttaaactaccaGTTCCACCTTCAATTTTG includes:
- the ajap1 gene encoding adherens junction-associated protein 1, with translation MAALKPSGLLGCRMWILFALIHSTLDLYLCAPVGQSLQLQLLPQSVPHVRPRPLPTQDAPNAQHWRTLGTWQRSAPPPPVPSPGFRGGGLWGLGSKLRAQRHRRHPCEGCGSKTRPSEGGESLEFLEGSKTDILQHLLRERRQLKQDSYDTFQEGRNATAGYIEWGPTGTDAGADDELKVVPNTPATTKASTTTTTTTSFSTTTTTRSPQRTYAVVTTMHPRRLSTTQPTINLGVTAKPPKPFGDTPGLAVHQIITITVSLIMVIAALITTLVLKNCCAQSGNGRHTSHQRKINQQEESCQNLTDFTPARVPSKVDIFTAYNDSLQCSHECVRTAVPVYTDEMIQHTPIYKTTYNGNRPSPTERQLIPVAFVSEKWFEISC